The Gillisia sp. Hel_I_86 genome has a segment encoding these proteins:
- a CDS encoding ABC transporter permease yields MKRFIGFIKKEFYHIFRDKRSLFILFGMPIAQILLFGFAITNEINNVEIAILDHSKDATTGEIINKISSSKYFSINQFIEREADIEAAFKKGEIKAVLNFEKDFSKNLIKEKQATIQVITDATDPNTANTISNYINSILQNYRQGQNKDIKIAYQIVPQTRMIYNQELKSVFMFVPGVMTIILMLVSAMMTSISITREKELGTMEILLVSPLKPFQVIIGKVVPYIFLSVINAAVIVILSIFIFKMPVQGSLFLLGLESVLFIITSLTLGILISTISATQQTAMMISLMGLMLPVILLSGFIFPISSMPGALQIISHIIPAKWFIIILKGIMLKGVGISLIWKETLILLVMTLFFIGLSIKKYKIRLE; encoded by the coding sequence TAGGCTTCATAAAAAAGGAATTCTACCATATCTTCAGGGATAAGCGATCGTTGTTCATCTTATTTGGTATGCCCATCGCCCAAATTTTGCTTTTCGGATTTGCCATTACCAATGAGATAAATAATGTGGAGATCGCAATTTTAGATCACTCCAAAGATGCTACTACAGGAGAGATCATCAATAAAATTTCATCTTCAAAATATTTCAGCATCAATCAATTTATAGAGCGGGAAGCAGATATTGAGGCTGCTTTTAAAAAAGGGGAAATTAAAGCCGTCTTAAACTTTGAGAAAGATTTCAGTAAAAACCTCATAAAAGAAAAACAGGCGACCATTCAGGTAATAACCGATGCCACCGATCCCAATACCGCTAATACCATAAGCAATTATATAAACTCCATCCTTCAAAATTATCGGCAAGGCCAAAATAAAGACATTAAAATAGCGTATCAAATCGTTCCGCAAACCCGAATGATATATAACCAGGAACTAAAGAGTGTATTTATGTTTGTGCCTGGGGTGATGACCATTATTTTAATGTTGGTATCGGCCATGATGACCTCAATTTCCATCACCAGGGAAAAAGAATTGGGCACTATGGAGATCTTGTTGGTATCGCCATTAAAACCTTTTCAAGTAATTATTGGAAAGGTGGTGCCCTATATTTTTCTATCGGTCATAAATGCGGCGGTTATTGTGATATTAAGCATTTTTATATTTAAAATGCCGGTACAGGGAAGCCTCTTTTTATTGGGCCTGGAAAGTGTGTTGTTTATTATTACCTCTTTAACCTTGGGGATTTTAATTTCGACCATTTCGGCTACCCAACAAACCGCTATGATGATCTCCCTAATGGGATTAATGCTCCCTGTGATCTTGTTATCGGGTTTTATTTTTCCCATTTCCAGCATGCCGGGAGCTTTGCAAATTATAAGTCATATTATCCCCGCCAAATGGTTTATCATCATTTTAAAAGGCATTATGCTAAAAGGGGTGGGCATATCCTTGATTTGGAAGGAAACCCTGATCTTATTAGTGATGACGCTCTTTTTTATTGGCTTAAGTATTAAGAAATATAAAATCAGGTTAGAATAA